The Priestia megaterium NBRC 15308 = ATCC 14581 region AAAAAGTAATGGGAAAAGAAATTACGCCTTATGAAAATGCTCAGCTGCAGCGTGTACCTCTATTCATTCACGTTCCTGGAGTAAAAGGCGGAGTTAATCATACGTACGGTGGAGAAATTGACGTTGTGCCAACTCTTCTTCATTTAGTAGGGATTGACAGCAAAGAGTTTATCCAATTTGGCACAGATTTATTTTCTAAGGATCATGATGATGTAGTGGCATTCCGCAATGGCAACTACGTATCTCCTAGATATACATTAGTGGATGGAACGTATTATGATTCTAAGACGGGCCAAGCGCTTAAAGAAAATAATCAAATGAAAGCTTATAAACAGAAGGTAGCGAAAGAATTGGAGTTATCTGATCAAGTGCTTTATGGAGACTTGCTTCGTTTCCACAAGCTGAAGGATTTCCAAACAGTCGACCCTTCGAAATATATGTACGGGAAAGAAGAAACAGAAACATCAGCTAAATAAAGCTAAAATCAAAAGAACATGATGACTTCTGCAAAGCAGAATGAACATCATGTTCTTTTTTACTGTAAACTATTCATCAATAAATTTCTTTAATTCCCGATAAACGAATAGAGAAAGTATTTTGCTGTTCATCTTTTAATGAAAGCGTTTGGTCTGTTAAATCTAAGCGCTGTACTTTTCCTTTAAACGTTTGAAGCAAACCGTTTTTATAATAGTTAATTGTAACGGCCCCGTTTTTTCTTAATGCTTTTAAAATCATCTTCAAAACTCCTTCCATATTTAAAATGTTTATGATTAACGAGCTGTAACATTCATTTTCATTTGCATATTTTTATTATACACAAAAATAGAAAGCGTTTTCACTTAAAGTTTGAACACTTTGTGAAAACTTTAACAGAGAATGTGACAAATACATACAGAAACTAATTTATTTGTCGTATTCATCATAAAACACATTTATGAAAGGAGTGTTAAGAACGTGTTAAAACTTTATGGATGGAAGAATATTATAAAATATCGTTTGAAATGTCGTAGTGAATCCATTCATCGTTCGTTACATTTCCGCCCATTTTTCTGTAAAGCATTTGGGCTCCTGTGTTATCATAAGCCGTTTCCCAAGACATAGCTGCATACTGATGTTCTTTTGTATACTGGTGACTAGTCGAAAATAACTTTTCTCCAATTTTTTGTCCTCTTGCTTTTTCAGTAACGTATAAGTCATTTAAAATCGCTACAGGCTTTACACGCGTGGTGCTAAATGTAAAATAAAGCGTCGAAAAACCTACTGCTTCGTCATTCTGAGTCGCGATAAACTGAACGCCAGCATCCGGATGCTGAAATAAGTGATTAATTAAATTTCTCAGCTGCTTTTTGGTAGGCTGAGGGCGCTTGTAAAAATCAACAATGTATTCGTTCATTAATGAAATAAGTGCTTCCATGTCAGCGGCATTAGCTTGACGAATTGTAATAGTAGTCATTAAATCTTCTCCTTTTTAATCAAATGATCTACACTTATAGTAAAAGAAATGTATCCCCTCTAAAAGAGCCAGATTTGAAAAATAAAATAGGGACAGATGAAAGGAAATAGCGTGAAGTTCACACCTTTA contains the following coding sequences:
- a CDS encoding GNAT family N-acetyltransferase; its protein translation is MTTITIRQANAADMEALISLMNEYIVDFYKRPQPTKKQLRNLINHLFQHPDAGVQFIATQNDEAVGFSTLYFTFSTTRVKPVAILNDLYVTEKARGQKIGEKLFSTSHQYTKEHQYAAMSWETAYDNTGAQMLYRKMGGNVTNDEWIHYDISNDIL
- a CDS encoding YolD-like family protein; the encoded protein is MILKALRKNGAVTINYYKNGLLQTFKGKVQRLDLTDQTLSLKDEQQNTFSIRLSGIKEIY